The following DNA comes from Fibrobacter sp..
GCCTTGGAGCAATCCCGCAAGGTAGTGTTACCAATTCTACGGACTATGTAGTGATAGGAACAATGGTTAGCCGAGATTGGATCCATGAATCATCGGGACGTAAAATTGAAAAGGCCATGGGTCTTAAAAAGAAAGGAGCCCCGATCATTATTACAAATGAACAGACTTGGAATGAATTTATATCAGAATAATATCAGAAGGAGTAAAAATGAAAAATCTTAACGCTCTTGTTGAAAAGTATAAGTCTCTCACCCTCACGAACGAACTTAATAATGAGGAGGCTGTAAAAAATTACATCATCCGAAATATGGTAGAACGAGTGTGGGGGTATGAATATGGTGCCGGTGTTGATTGCTATAAGGTTGAAGTAGAATTGCCTCAAATTGGAGTAAAGGTAAATCATAGCCGTTGTGATTATCTTATTCAAACAGCAAATTACAAGTGCATTATTGAAGCGAAACGTCTTTCGGAAGATGTTGAAAATCAAAAGCATATTGATGAACTTGCATCTTACGTGCATAACATGCTTGTTGAAGTTGGAATCTTGACAAACGGACGTAAATGGTCCTTCTTTATCGCAGATGCTGCTAGTCATGTCATGGAGAAAACGCCGTTTAAAACGATAGATTTTGAAAAGATTTCGGATGAGGATAAAAAGTATCTTCTGGATCTTTTTAAGAAGCCAGGCGCTGATTTAGCGAAGATTCGTTCTGCCTACGAAGAGGGTAAGAAAAAAGCTGAAGAACAAAATCTTATGGCGAAAATTGAAGCTGCAATTATGGAAGAACGTAAATATCTTTCCGAAGATGAGAAGAAGCATATCATCCGTAAAGTTGAGCCTGGTGTTAATGTAGTCAATCAGAATAAACTTGATAGTTACGAGAATTATTTTCAGGCAGCCATGATGAATATTGTGGAAAAGGAAAAGGCCAAGTATAAAGCAGAAGCGGAAGCAGAGGCTGCTCGTTATAAGAATGATATTGAGCCTGAAGAACTTATGGTATATTCTATCGTTCTTGGTCTTCTTGCTGATAAATATGATACGTCAGTTATCAATTTGAGCGATTTCAATAGTGGTCTTCTTGCGAAAGTTCATTTTAACGGACCTAAATCTGGTCAACCGATTCTTTGGATCATTGGAAAGATTATTGACAACAAGTATCGTTTTGAAGGTATTGCATTTCCTAAGGCAGATGGGGCGCAAGGTGATACAATTGCTCTAGTTGATCCCAAGGAAATTTTTGTTCACAAAGATCAAGTCCGTGCGGAAGCAGAAATAAGCTTTGCGGGACCTCGAGTTAAAGAATTAAAATCTGAAAATCCTGCAACGGAATCTTCCGTATGAATCATATAGTTGAAAGCAAATGGT
Coding sequences within:
- a CDS encoding type I restriction enzyme HsdR N-terminal domain-containing protein, translating into MKNLNALVEKYKSLTLTNELNNEEAVKNYIIRNMVERVWGYEYGAGVDCYKVEVELPQIGVKVNHSRCDYLIQTANYKCIIEAKRLSEDVENQKHIDELASYVHNMLVEVGILTNGRKWSFFIADAASHVMEKTPFKTIDFEKISDEDKKYLLDLFKKPGADLAKIRSAYEEGKKKAEEQNLMAKIEAAIMEERKYLSEDEKKHIIRKVEPGVNVVNQNKLDSYENYFQAAMMNIVEKEKAKYKAEAEAEAARYKNDIEPEELMVYSIVLGLLADKYDTSVINLSDFNSGLLAKVHFNGPKSGQPILWIIGKIIDNKYRFEGIAFPKADGAQGDTIALVDPKEIFVHKDQVRAEAEISFAGPRVKELKSENPATESSV